From Haloglomus litoreum, the proteins below share one genomic window:
- a CDS encoding LAGLIDADG family homing endonuclease, which yields MDRPDNTEIIDRFLEFYRTYCADDIGQLAQAYPNDRKSLYIDWEDLYRFDRDMAEDYVAQPGQMQDYAEEALRLYDLPADVKLGNAHVRMTNLGDSTGIRDIRERHHGNLIAVQGTVNKATSVRPKLQEAAFECQRCGTLSYIPQHSGFTEPHQCEGCERQGPFNINFEQSEFVDAQTLRVQESPEGLRGGQTPEAIDVNIEDDITGEVTAGDHVRVTGILRLEQQGNQQEKSLMFEKYMDGVSVEVEDEEFEEMDITEEDKQEIIELSNDPGIYQKMVDSMAPSIWGYETHKQAIIFQLFSGVTKRLPDNSRIRGDLHMLLIGDPGTGKCVSGDTRVTLSDGSEPRIRDLVESNLDDPKPVDDGVWDEVDFDVPSMAEDGSLVMRRATKVWKREAPEQMYEVTTESGREVTVTPSHPLFVAREGEIEPVVADDISEGEFVATPASLEPCGHDDLPVSYRRSRANNAVRIDAPDTLEPWFARLLGYIVAEGYVQDRDSGSGTLYVTNNDREILDDVTAALERLGLNPTERSPHEGKTAREVVCSSSELVSFLGELEPAILEDSAGQRVPAPILRATAPVKQAFLRAYIDGEGTISPKQRSVVTASMSRELLIGVRSLLLSFDIKSQLHERDNGSYRLRISGADFDRYVDEIGFVTERKRAAAEKMTGGPSNPNRDVVPVAGERLRNVREALGLTQADCGLPRSTYQHYERGDRNPSRKSLRTVLDTLEAANESAAVADGGVGVETELAGIAELASDDLSWDRIESVEPVEPTEEWVYDLEVEGTHNYLSNGVVSHNSQLLQYVKNIAPRSVYTSGKGSSAAGLTATAVRDDFGEGDQWSLEAGALVLADKGIAAIDELDKMDAGDRSAMHEALEQQSISVAKAGINATLKSRCSLLGAANPKYGRFDEYESISEQIDLEPALISRFDLIFTITDKPNEEEDRKLARHIIDTNYAGELHTHRENVPTANVSEEEVATATKDVEPAIDADLLRKYVAHAKRSCYPTMTDEARSAIEEFYVDLRSHGEGEDAPVPVTARKLEALVRLAEASARVRLSDTVEQEDADRVIDIVRKSLEDVGMDPETNEFDADMIEAGHSKSQRDRIKGLKAIIQELEDEYEEGAPYDEVLEMAVENGTDRDKAEHEIEKLKQRGEVYEPSQGHLRTT from the coding sequence ATGGACCGTCCGGACAACACCGAGATCATCGACCGGTTCCTGGAGTTCTACCGGACCTACTGCGCCGACGACATCGGCCAGCTGGCCCAGGCCTACCCGAACGACCGCAAGTCGCTCTACATCGACTGGGAGGACCTCTACCGGTTCGACCGCGACATGGCCGAGGACTACGTCGCCCAGCCCGGCCAGATGCAGGACTACGCCGAGGAGGCGCTCCGGCTCTACGACCTGCCGGCGGACGTGAAACTCGGCAACGCCCACGTCCGGATGACCAACCTCGGCGACTCGACGGGTATCCGTGACATCCGCGAACGGCACCACGGCAACCTCATCGCCGTGCAGGGGACCGTCAACAAGGCGACCAGCGTCCGCCCCAAACTGCAGGAGGCCGCCTTCGAGTGCCAGCGCTGTGGCACCCTCTCCTACATCCCCCAGCACTCGGGCTTCACCGAACCCCACCAGTGCGAGGGCTGCGAGCGCCAGGGCCCGTTCAACATCAACTTCGAGCAGTCCGAGTTCGTGGACGCCCAGACGCTCCGCGTGCAGGAGTCGCCCGAGGGCCTCCGCGGCGGCCAGACCCCCGAGGCCATCGACGTCAACATCGAGGACGACATCACCGGCGAGGTCACCGCCGGCGACCACGTCCGCGTCACGGGCATCCTCCGGCTGGAACAGCAGGGCAACCAGCAGGAGAAGTCGCTCATGTTCGAGAAGTACATGGACGGCGTTTCGGTCGAGGTCGAGGACGAGGAGTTCGAGGAGATGGACATCACCGAGGAGGACAAACAGGAGATCATCGAGCTCTCCAACGACCCGGGCATCTACCAGAAGATGGTTGACTCGATGGCCCCCTCCATCTGGGGCTACGAGACCCACAAGCAGGCCATCATCTTCCAGCTGTTCTCCGGCGTCACGAAGCGACTGCCGGACAACTCGCGGATTCGCGGGGACCTGCATATGCTCCTCATCGGGGACCCGGGTACGGGTAAGTGCGTCAGCGGGGACACACGGGTGACGCTTTCGGATGGCTCCGAACCACGGATTCGTGACCTGGTCGAATCCAACCTCGATGACCCGAAGCCGGTCGACGATGGTGTGTGGGACGAGGTCGATTTCGACGTGCCGTCGATGGCCGAAGACGGCTCCCTGGTGATGCGTCGGGCAACGAAGGTCTGGAAGCGCGAGGCGCCGGAGCAGATGTATGAAGTCACGACGGAGAGCGGCCGGGAGGTGACCGTAACACCCTCACACCCGCTGTTCGTTGCTCGTGAGGGCGAGATCGAGCCGGTCGTGGCCGACGACATTTCCGAGGGTGAGTTCGTCGCAACCCCCGCGTCGCTGGAACCCTGTGGGCACGACGACTTGCCCGTCTCGTACCGACGGTCGCGTGCGAACAACGCCGTCAGAATCGACGCTCCCGATACGCTGGAACCCTGGTTCGCTCGACTCCTCGGGTACATCGTCGCGGAGGGCTACGTGCAGGACCGTGACTCGGGGAGCGGGACCCTCTACGTGACGAACAACGACCGTGAGATCCTGGACGACGTTACCGCCGCCCTCGAACGCCTGGGCCTGAACCCAACGGAGCGGTCACCACACGAGGGAAAGACTGCAAGGGAGGTGGTCTGCTCGTCGAGCGAGCTGGTGAGCTTCCTCGGTGAGCTGGAGCCTGCGATACTCGAGGACTCGGCCGGCCAACGCGTCCCCGCGCCGATTCTGCGTGCCACCGCTCCGGTGAAACAGGCATTCCTGCGCGCGTACATCGACGGTGAAGGGACTATCTCCCCGAAACAGCGGTCGGTCGTCACGGCCTCTATGAGCCGTGAGCTGCTGATTGGCGTTCGGAGTCTGCTGCTCTCCTTCGACATCAAATCACAGCTCCACGAGCGCGACAACGGCAGCTATCGGCTCCGCATCAGTGGTGCCGATTTCGACAGGTACGTCGACGAGATCGGATTCGTCACCGAGCGCAAGCGCGCCGCGGCCGAGAAGATGACCGGCGGCCCGTCGAATCCGAATCGCGATGTCGTCCCCGTCGCCGGGGAACGACTCCGGAACGTGCGTGAGGCGCTCGGTCTCACGCAGGCCGATTGTGGACTCCCGCGCTCGACCTATCAACACTACGAGCGCGGCGACCGGAATCCGAGCCGGAAGAGTCTTCGGACCGTGCTGGACACTCTCGAAGCTGCCAACGAGTCTGCCGCCGTTGCCGATGGCGGCGTCGGTGTCGAGACAGAACTGGCAGGCATAGCCGAACTGGCAAGCGATGACCTGTCGTGGGACCGCATCGAGTCGGTCGAACCTGTCGAGCCAACCGAGGAATGGGTCTACGACCTCGAAGTCGAGGGGACACACAACTACCTCTCGAACGGCGTCGTTTCCCACAACTCACAACTCCTCCAGTACGTCAAGAACATCGCCCCGCGTTCGGTCTACACATCGGGCAAGGGGTCGTCGGCTGCCGGGCTTACGGCGACGGCGGTTCGCGACGACTTCGGCGAAGGTGACCAGTGGTCGCTCGAGGCCGGTGCGCTCGTGCTCGCGGACAAGGGTATCGCAGCTATCGACGAACTTGACAAGATGGATGCGGGCGACAGGTCAGCTATGCACGAAGCACTCGAACAACAGAGTATTTCCGTGGCAAAAGCTGGTATTAATGCAACTCTTAAGTCCAGATGTTCATTATTGGGTGCAGCCAACCCCAAGTACGGCCGCTTCGACGAGTACGAGTCCATCTCCGAGCAGATCGACCTGGAGCCGGCGCTCATCTCCCGGTTCGACCTCATCTTCACCATCACCGACAAGCCCAACGAGGAGGAGGACCGGAAGCTGGCCCGGCACATCATCGACACGAACTACGCGGGCGAGCTGCACACCCACCGCGAGAACGTGCCGACGGCGAACGTCTCGGAGGAGGAGGTCGCGACCGCCACGAAGGACGTCGAACCGGCCATCGACGCGGACCTGCTCCGCAAGTACGTCGCGCACGCGAAGCGCTCGTGCTATCCGACGATGACCGACGAGGCCCGGAGCGCCATCGAGGAGTTCTACGTGGACCTGCGCTCACACGGCGAGGGCGAGGACGCGCCGGTGCCGGTGACGGCCCGGAAACTGGAGGCGCTGGTGCGGCTCGCGGAGGCCAGCGCCCGGGTTCGGCTCTCTGATACGGTCGAACAGGAGGACGCCGACCGTGTCATCGACATCGTCCGCAAGTCCCTGGAGGACGTTGGGATGGACCCCGAGACCAACGAGTTCGACGCGGACATGATCGAGGCGGGCCACTCGAAGAGCCAGCGCGACCGCATCAAGGGCCTGAAGGCCATCATCCAGGAGCTGGAGGACGAGTACGAGGAGGGTGCGCCGTACGACGAGGTGCTGGAGATGGCCGTCGAGAACGGGACCGACCGCGACAAGGCCGAGCACGAGATCGAGAAGCTCAAACAGCGCGGCGAGGTGTACGAGCCGTCGCAGGGCCACCTTCGGACGACCTGA
- a CDS encoding CocE/NonD family hydrolase, which translates to MTDLTRRRLLRAAGVGAGSLALPGAAGAEPEETISDDFEEREWGYVRKDWLENHDLEPDEEIPSVLMMDGYKGASSGESPTSLQTGQAPTHYVRMSDDTLIAVSVLTEHPLKPAGTAIVWASARGTGCSGGTFDLFDARGATDGHELIEWIADRPWALDRVGLFGASYSAILALTIAAATPDDAPLEAMCVSAMIGDLYRGAVFPGGVPNPVFPALWTQAYRRAPDKAGTFHGVSEGDEICAQNVATRGRQPPTERAVWLYTQREDDREWRSHSPIFRAESISVPTYISQSWQDEQTGPRGGIEMFNAIDPDPASPPGWEGTDPTGGGRGREHAHEDPKLLRTTNGVHNTAHSVVLRDAADFFRYWLVGEENGIMDEPQVKHHFGATSTSLDKTVGDSGYVAQDSYYDGGWERLYLDGGGSLSFDRPEAGTDQYVSGSPRDAWVYGEGQVNSTAEPVTQANGPDVLFYETPAFAEEHVMAGPTTATLFVESTAPEFDLFVRLSDVAPDGTTIPLQRGLLRASHRALSEERSVYNDAGDVVRPYHPHTNPEQPVPGRTYRYDLEVFGVAHVFRPGHRLQVSVTTPPLTDGLWGYEPSRAPGVNTVHRGGEQRASRVVVPLEPWSEVDGEKQLPTGDQCEYAGYRCLSDEGGSGGPDLPSPPSGLPASPTDLL; encoded by the coding sequence ATGACCGACCTGACACGGCGGCGGCTGCTTCGGGCCGCAGGCGTCGGCGCGGGCTCGCTGGCACTGCCCGGCGCTGCGGGAGCCGAGCCGGAGGAGACCATCAGCGACGACTTCGAGGAGCGCGAGTGGGGCTACGTCCGGAAGGACTGGCTGGAGAACCACGACCTCGAGCCGGACGAGGAGATCCCGAGCGTCCTGATGATGGACGGCTACAAGGGCGCCAGCTCCGGCGAGTCGCCGACGAGCCTCCAGACCGGGCAGGCACCGACCCACTACGTCCGGATGAGCGACGACACGCTCATCGCGGTGAGCGTCCTGACCGAGCACCCCCTCAAGCCCGCGGGGACCGCCATCGTCTGGGCGAGCGCCCGTGGGACGGGCTGTTCGGGCGGCACGTTCGACCTGTTCGACGCCCGGGGCGCGACGGACGGCCACGAACTCATCGAGTGGATCGCCGACCGGCCCTGGGCACTGGACCGGGTGGGCCTGTTCGGCGCGTCGTACTCGGCCATCCTCGCACTGACCATCGCCGCGGCGACGCCCGACGACGCCCCGCTGGAGGCGATGTGCGTCAGCGCGATGATCGGCGACCTCTATCGGGGTGCCGTCTTCCCCGGTGGCGTCCCCAACCCGGTCTTCCCGGCGTTGTGGACCCAGGCGTACCGCCGGGCACCGGACAAGGCCGGCACGTTCCACGGCGTGAGCGAGGGCGACGAGATATGCGCACAGAACGTCGCGACCCGTGGCCGCCAGCCACCGACCGAGCGGGCGGTCTGGCTCTACACCCAGCGCGAGGACGACCGCGAGTGGCGGTCCCACTCGCCGATCTTCCGGGCGGAGAGCATCTCCGTTCCGACCTACATCAGCCAGTCGTGGCAGGACGAGCAGACCGGGCCACGGGGCGGCATCGAGATGTTCAATGCCATCGACCCGGACCCGGCCTCGCCACCGGGCTGGGAGGGGACGGACCCGACGGGCGGCGGCCGCGGTCGCGAGCACGCCCACGAGGACCCGAAACTCCTGCGGACGACGAACGGTGTGCACAACACGGCCCACTCCGTCGTGCTGCGTGACGCGGCGGACTTCTTCCGCTACTGGCTCGTCGGTGAGGAGAACGGCATCATGGACGAGCCGCAGGTCAAGCACCACTTCGGCGCCACCTCGACGAGCCTCGACAAGACGGTCGGCGACTCCGGCTACGTGGCGCAGGACTCGTATTACGACGGCGGCTGGGAGCGGCTCTACCTCGACGGCGGCGGCTCGCTGTCGTTCGACCGCCCCGAGGCCGGGACGGACCAGTACGTCAGCGGGAGCCCCCGTGACGCGTGGGTGTACGGCGAGGGGCAGGTCAACTCCACCGCCGAACCCGTCACGCAGGCGAACGGGCCGGACGTGCTGTTCTACGAGACCCCCGCGTTCGCTGAGGAACACGTCATGGCGGGCCCGACGACGGCGACGCTGTTCGTCGAGTCCACGGCGCCGGAGTTCGACCTGTTCGTCCGTCTCTCCGACGTCGCGCCGGACGGGACCACCATCCCGCTGCAGCGCGGGCTCCTGCGGGCCTCGCACCGCGCCCTGAGCGAGGAACGGTCGGTCTACAACGACGCGGGCGACGTGGTCCGGCCGTACCACCCGCACACGAACCCGGAACAGCCCGTCCCCGGGCGGACCTACCGCTACGACCTGGAGGTGTTCGGGGTCGCACACGTCTTCCGGCCTGGGCACCGACTGCAGGTGAGCGTGACGACGCCGCCGCTGACGGACGGCCTCTGGGGCTACGAGCCCTCTCGGGCGCCCGGCGTCAACACGGTCCACCGGGGTGGCGAGCAACGGGCCTCCCGCGTCGTCGTCCCCCTCGAACCGTGGAGCGAGGTCGACGGCGAGAAGCAGCTGCCGACCGGCGATCAGTGCGAGTACGCCGGCTACCGCTGTCTCAGCGACGAGGGAGGTTCCGGTGGGCCGGATCTCCCGAGTCCCCCGTCGGGGCTGCCCGCCAGCCCGACCGACCTGCTCTGA
- the ligA gene encoding NAD-dependent DNA ligase LigA, translating to MSDAAQAADDNPYLREPPTVFEPVGELGAETAREQAEHLREAIRFHDQRYYVEADPVIDDRTYDDLFERLQELEAAFDLDTSNSPTNRVGGEPLDELDTVEHVAPMLSIDSSGDPDEVREFDRRVRDGLADADPDAEVAYVLEPKFDGISVELVYRDGELERAASRGDGHEGDDITANVRTVGSIPQRLRGDHPEYLAVRGELFMPREPFSAYNSERVAEGKEPFANPRNAVAGTVRQLDPSTVAERPLDCFFFDVLESSADFETHIEQVRRLPEWGLKTSAKVERVDDIEAALDYRDRLLAERDDLSYEVDGTVIKLDDLAACEALGATSRAPRWAYAYKFPARSEETTVRQIAVQVGRTGRLTPVAMLDPVEVGGVTVSRATLHNPDQIADLGVDVGDRVRIQRAGDVIPYVEEVTESASEGHFVFPDHCPACDSAVERDGPNAFCTGGLACPAQLQRAVQHYAARSGLDIEGLGEKMVQQLIDEGLVAGIPDLYDLTVEELAELEGWGETSAENLVAELEAASEPPLADFLAAIGVPEVGETTAANLARHFGTLDAVMEASTEELEAVDDVGPIVAEEIYEFFRSERNREVVDALRERGVEPQAAETETGDELEGLTFVFTGSLDGYTRSEAQELVERHGGNATSSVSGNTDYLVAGSNPGQSKQDDAAANDVPVVDQGEFEDLLAERGVELDE from the coding sequence ATGAGTGACGCCGCACAGGCAGCCGACGACAACCCCTACCTCCGGGAGCCGCCGACCGTGTTCGAGCCGGTCGGGGAACTCGGGGCGGAGACGGCCCGCGAGCAGGCCGAACATCTCCGCGAGGCGATCCGGTTCCACGACCAGCGCTACTACGTCGAGGCCGACCCCGTCATCGACGACCGGACCTACGACGACCTGTTCGAGCGGCTGCAGGAACTGGAGGCGGCCTTCGACCTCGATACGTCGAACTCCCCGACGAACCGCGTCGGTGGCGAGCCGCTGGACGAACTGGACACCGTCGAGCACGTCGCGCCGATGCTGTCCATCGACTCCTCGGGGGACCCGGACGAGGTCCGCGAGTTCGACCGGCGGGTGCGCGACGGGCTCGCCGACGCCGACCCGGATGCCGAGGTCGCCTACGTCCTGGAACCGAAGTTCGACGGCATCTCCGTCGAACTCGTCTACCGGGACGGCGAACTCGAACGGGCGGCGAGCCGCGGTGACGGCCACGAGGGCGACGACATCACGGCGAACGTCAGGACGGTCGGTTCCATCCCGCAACGCCTGCGCGGTGACCACCCGGAGTACCTCGCCGTCCGCGGGGAGCTGTTCATGCCCCGTGAGCCGTTCTCGGCGTACAACTCCGAGCGGGTCGCCGAAGGGAAGGAGCCGTTCGCGAACCCGCGCAACGCGGTCGCGGGAACGGTCCGGCAGCTGGACCCGTCGACGGTGGCCGAGCGGCCGCTCGACTGCTTCTTCTTCGACGTGCTGGAGTCGAGCGCCGACTTCGAGACGCACATCGAGCAGGTCCGACGACTCCCGGAGTGGGGGCTGAAGACGAGCGCGAAGGTCGAGCGCGTCGACGATATCGAGGCCGCGCTGGACTACCGCGACCGGCTGCTCGCCGAGCGTGACGACCTCTCCTACGAGGTCGACGGGACCGTCATCAAGCTCGACGACCTGGCCGCGTGCGAGGCGCTCGGGGCCACCTCGCGCGCGCCGCGCTGGGCGTACGCGTACAAGTTCCCCGCCCGGAGCGAGGAGACGACCGTCCGGCAGATCGCCGTGCAGGTCGGCCGGACCGGCCGGCTGACGCCGGTCGCGATGCTCGACCCGGTCGAGGTCGGCGGCGTCACCGTCTCGCGCGCGACGCTGCACAACCCCGACCAGATTGCCGACCTCGGCGTGGACGTGGGCGACCGCGTCCGCATCCAGCGCGCGGGCGACGTCATCCCGTACGTCGAGGAGGTGACCGAATCCGCGTCGGAGGGCCACTTCGTGTTCCCCGACCACTGTCCCGCCTGTGACAGCGCGGTCGAGCGCGACGGCCCCAACGCCTTCTGCACGGGCGGCCTCGCGTGCCCGGCCCAGCTCCAGCGCGCGGTCCAGCACTACGCCGCCCGCTCGGGGCTGGACATCGAGGGGCTTGGCGAGAAGATGGTCCAGCAGCTCATCGACGAGGGGCTCGTCGCGGGTATCCCGGACCTCTACGACCTCACGGTCGAGGAGCTGGCCGAGCTCGAGGGCTGGGGCGAGACGAGTGCCGAGAACCTCGTCGCGGAGCTCGAAGCAGCCTCGGAGCCGCCGCTGGCCGACTTCCTCGCGGCCATCGGCGTCCCGGAGGTCGGCGAGACGACCGCGGCGAACCTCGCGCGCCACTTCGGCACGCTCGACGCGGTGATGGAGGCCTCGACGGAGGAACTCGAGGCCGTCGACGACGTGGGACCCATCGTCGCCGAGGAGATCTACGAGTTCTTCCGGAGCGAGCGCAACCGCGAGGTGGTCGACGCGCTCCGCGAGCGTGGCGTCGAGCCACAGGCGGCAGAGACGGAGACGGGCGACGAACTCGAGGGGCTGACCTTCGTGTTCACGGGGTCGCTCGACGGCTACACCCGGAGCGAGGCCCAGGAGCTGGTCGAGCGACACGGGGGCAACGCCACCAGCAGCGTCTCCGGGAACACGGACTACCTCGTCGCCGGGTCGAATCCGGGCCAGAGCAAGCAGGACGACGCCGCGGCCAACGACGTGCCCGTCGTCGACCAGGGCGAGTTCGAGGACCTCCTCGCCGAGCGCGGCGTCGAGCTGGACGAGTGA
- a CDS encoding DUF5789 family protein yields the protein MRIMDDVDEKIDAHSYPATAEELVEAYGELELETVDGTETFGELIELLGEQTFADAEEVRLTAYSALSEEAVGRVGYSDRDAPGLGETGHEQVSF from the coding sequence ATGCGCATCATGGACGACGTGGACGAGAAGATCGACGCGCACTCCTACCCTGCAACAGCCGAGGAGCTGGTGGAGGCCTACGGAGAGCTGGAGCTGGAGACGGTCGACGGGACCGAGACCTTCGGCGAGCTCATCGAGCTGCTGGGCGAGCAGACGTTCGCCGACGCCGAGGAGGTCCGACTCACCGCTTACTCGGCGCTCTCCGAGGAGGCCGTCGGCCGCGTCGGCTACTCCGACCGCGACGCCCCCGGTCTGGGCGAGACCGGCCACGAGCAGGTTTCCTTCTAA
- a CDS encoding PHP domain-containing protein: MVVADLHAHTTNSDGEMTLEEIPAAARRAGVEAVAVTDHDRLHPELDAPTTERDGVTVVHGIELRVESPAGRVDLLGYGVRETPELADLVEHLQRDRVERGRAMVERVESRLGVDLDVTVEPGFGRPDLARAVVAVTDYEFDEVFDELIADGRPCYVSRDIPSFDDGRAILAEACALVGLAHPFRYEDPEAALTLTADLDAVERYYPYEFEPDVAPVAAAVEANDLLVTGGSDAHDHRLGRAGLDGDEWAAVRRRLPDPQDSSG, translated from the coding sequence ATGGTCGTCGCGGACCTCCACGCGCACACGACGAACTCGGATGGGGAGATGACGCTCGAGGAGATACCGGCGGCGGCGCGCCGGGCCGGGGTCGAGGCCGTCGCGGTCACGGACCACGACCGGCTCCATCCGGAGCTGGACGCGCCGACGACCGAGCGGGACGGTGTGACCGTCGTCCACGGCATCGAACTCCGGGTCGAGAGCCCCGCGGGCCGGGTGGACCTGCTCGGGTACGGCGTCCGCGAGACGCCCGAACTGGCCGACCTCGTCGAGCACCTCCAGCGCGACCGCGTCGAGCGCGGGCGCGCCATGGTCGAGCGGGTGGAGTCCCGCCTCGGCGTCGACCTCGACGTGACCGTCGAACCCGGGTTCGGACGGCCGGACCTCGCACGGGCGGTCGTCGCGGTCACCGACTACGAGTTCGACGAGGTGTTCGACGAACTCATCGCCGACGGTCGGCCCTGCTACGTCTCGCGGGACATCCCGTCGTTCGATGACGGCCGGGCGATCCTGGCGGAGGCCTGCGCGCTGGTCGGCCTCGCGCATCCCTTCCGGTACGAGGACCCGGAGGCGGCGCTGACGCTGACCGCCGATCTCGACGCCGTGGAGCGGTACTACCCCTACGAGTTCGAACCGGACGTGGCGCCGGTGGCGGCCGCGGTCGAGGCGAACGATCTGCTGGTGACCGGCGGGAGCGACGCACACGACCACCGGCTGGGACGGGCGGGGCTCGACGGGGACGAGTGGGCGGCCGTCCGTCGGCGGTTGCCGGACCCACAGGACTCAAGCGGATAG
- a CDS encoding DUF6757 family protein → MQCHYCEEDAAMAVEKDGIKVGLCEDHFRERLEELSESGFLEEVREDLDIDR, encoded by the coding sequence ATGCAGTGCCACTACTGCGAGGAGGATGCCGCCATGGCCGTCGAGAAGGACGGCATCAAGGTCGGGCTCTGCGAGGACCACTTCCGCGAGCGGCTGGAGGAGCTCTCCGAGTCCGGCTTCCTCGAGGAGGTCCGTGAGGACCTCGATATCGACCGCTGA
- a CDS encoding GIY-YIG nuclease family protein — protein MSHYAYLLRCADGTFYAGYTTDPERRVAEHDAGEGAKYTRGRTPVELVHLEAFGSRSAAMSREYELKQLSHDEKAALAEREAGVELDGGGDGPGGT, from the coding sequence GTGAGCCACTACGCGTACCTGCTGCGCTGTGCCGATGGGACGTTCTACGCCGGCTACACGACCGACCCAGAGCGGCGCGTCGCCGAGCACGACGCCGGCGAGGGGGCGAAGTACACGCGCGGCCGGACGCCCGTGGAACTCGTCCACTTGGAGGCCTTCGGGAGCCGGTCCGCGGCGATGTCCCGGGAGTACGAACTGAAACAGCTCTCCCACGACGAGAAGGCGGCGCTCGCCGAGCGCGAGGCGGGTGTGGAACTCGACGGAGGAGGGGACGGCCCCGGGGGGACCTGA
- a CDS encoding DUF7563 family protein, producing the protein MPRCDHCDAHVSDRFARVFADERGDIHACPNCSANAGIAEVSRERAHETRS; encoded by the coding sequence ATGCCAAGGTGCGACCACTGTGACGCGCACGTCTCGGACCGGTTCGCGCGCGTGTTCGCCGACGAACGCGGGGATATCCACGCGTGTCCGAACTGTTCGGCCAACGCGGGCATCGCCGAGGTCTCGAGGGAGCGCGCACACGAGACGCGGTCCTGA
- the larB gene encoding nickel pincer cofactor biosynthesis protein LarB translates to MRDVLERVARGEVSPAAAEAELRGYTTLDAGRFDAAREQRSGVPEGILAAGKTTPETAALAAAAVETTGHALVTRADPADATAVRRVLAAEVPDATVAWDERGRTVVVHGPEYEPPSLSADVGVVTAGTSDAQPAREAVTVAREMGAGVRLIEDVGVASIDRLLDALPAVREPDVLVVAAGREGALPTVVAGLVDAPVVGLPVATGYGHGGAGEAALSGLLQSCTPLTVVNIGAGFTAGAQAGLVARAVSTAREEAG, encoded by the coding sequence ATGCGCGACGTACTCGAACGGGTCGCCCGTGGCGAGGTGAGTCCGGCGGCCGCCGAGGCCGAACTCCGCGGGTACACGACCCTCGATGCCGGGCGGTTCGACGCGGCCCGCGAGCAGCGGAGCGGCGTCCCCGAGGGGATCCTCGCGGCGGGGAAGACGACCCCCGAGACCGCGGCGCTCGCGGCCGCCGCCGTCGAGACGACCGGTCACGCGCTGGTGACGCGAGCCGACCCCGCGGACGCGACCGCGGTCCGGCGGGTGCTGGCGGCGGAGGTGCCCGACGCGACCGTCGCGTGGGACGAGCGCGGTCGGACCGTCGTCGTCCACGGCCCGGAGTACGAACCGCCGTCGCTGTCGGCGGACGTCGGTGTCGTCACCGCCGGCACCTCCGACGCTCAGCCCGCGCGCGAGGCCGTGACGGTCGCCCGCGAGATGGGTGCCGGGGTGCGCCTGATCGAGGACGTCGGCGTCGCCAGCATCGACCGGCTGCTCGATGCACTCCCCGCGGTCCGGGAGCCGGACGTTCTGGTCGTCGCGGCCGGGCGCGAGGGCGCGCTCCCGACCGTCGTCGCGGGACTGGTCGACGCCCCGGTCGTCGGGCTGCCGGTCGCGACCGGTTACGGCCACGGCGGCGCCGGGGAGGCCGCCCTCTCCGGGCTGCTCCAGTCCTGTACCCCCCTGACCGTCGTCAACATCGGCGCCGGGTTCACCGCCGGCGCGCAGGCCGGGCTGGTCGCCCGGGCCGTCAGCACCGCCCGCGAGGAAGCGGGGTGA
- a CDS encoding DUF1931 domain-containing protein yields MADLIVKAAVKDALDDMNVASDFYDALDEEVEELLEDAARRADANDRKTVQPRDL; encoded by the coding sequence ATGGCAGACCTGATCGTCAAGGCCGCTGTGAAGGACGCACTGGACGACATGAACGTGGCTTCGGACTTCTACGACGCGCTCGACGAGGAGGTCGAGGAGCTCCTCGAGGACGCCGCCCGCCGAGCCGACGCGAACGACCGGAAGACGGTCCAGCCGCGCGACCTGTAA